GTGCAACCTGTACTTTCTCAGAATTCCAAAGACATCGCCAAGGTCTCTGACGTGGTTGGACACTAACttgctcttcaccaccatgtcgtctatatagaCTTCGATGCTCTTACCCATCTAtggttcaaacatcctagtcatcatcctctggtaagtcgacccggcattcttcaagccaaagggcattaccttgtaatggtagtttctAATGGGGGTGACAAAAGCCGTTTTTTCTTGGTCCTCGGCAGCTAGgggtatctgatggtagccttggaaggcgtccaaaacactcattcgagggtgtcccACGGTCGAATCCACCAATCGGTCTATCTGAGGCATAGGGAAAGGATCCTTTGGGCAGGCCTTATtcaggtctgtgaagtccacacagacccgccatttccaactcttcttcttcaccacgactgtgttggccagccattcggggtaaaaTACCTCCTTGGTAGCCCttgctttcttcaattttataaCCTCCTTTCTCACCGCATCTGCATGCTCTTTCGCTGGTCGCCGATAAGGTTATTTCTTAAGTGTTACGGCCGGGCTAACATTAAGGTGGTGGCAAATGAAATCTGGATCGACCCCCGGAGCCTCGTAGGcatcccatgcaaacacgtccaCATTCTGTTTGAGAAAGTCAATTAGTGTTTCCTTCTCTTGGGGCGATAGTTctgagccgacctgaaaaaatcTTTCCGAGTCGGAGCCCACAAGAACTTTCTCCAAATCCTCATAACTCGTCCCCTCGGCAGGTCCCTCACTACCCGAGGCTAAGGCCGGGGTCGTTAATTGCTATAAGCTTTTCTCGACTGAGGTGGAGGGCTCAGTACTTGGTCGTTGCGAGATGGCGGACACCATGCATTGCCGGGCCATGGCTTGGTTCCCTATTACTTCTTTCACTCAACCCTCCGACGGATACTTCACCTTTTGGTGTAAGGTTGATGACACAGCTCCTAGGGCGTGAAGCCACGATCTAGCTACGATGGCAGTGTAGGGAGAGTATGTGTCTACCACTATAAAGTCCACATTCACTACGTCCGAGCCTATTTGTATaggcagcctaatcatgcctttcggaGTGACGGTTTTTCCCTCGAAACTCACTAAAGGGGAATCGTATGCTGTCAGGTCCTCTGGTTTCAGCTTCAGCCCCTTATACAGGTCAGGATACATTGCTTCCACGGCGCTGCCCTGATCGACTAGCACCCTCTTCACGTAATATCCCCCAATCCTGAGCGTGACGACTAGGGCATCGTCGTGGGGCTGGAGGGTTCCCAGTTTGTCCTTATTCGAGAATCTGATTAGGGGTGTGGCCATCCCTCTATCCCTCTTAGACTCTCGGTCATCAGCTTCAGCGGGGAGTTGGCCCACTGACATCACTTTGAAAGGATGGGAGCCGGTCTTTCCTGGTACGgcgagaatgacatttatcgtgccaaTAGGTGGCCTCAATGTGCTTTGCCTTGTTTCGATGTTCGACTGCTCCTGCCATCCAACAGGGTGATGCAATAGATGTCTCAACTTTCCCTCTCGGACTAACCTGTTtaagtggtttttcaaattcCTGCAATCATCAGTGGTGTGGCCCGGCTCTTGGTGATACTCACAATACAGATTCTGGTTACGTTTCGCGGGGTCACCTGCCATCCTGCTTGGCCATTAAAAGAACGGTTTGTTCTTCACTTTCTCTAGGATTTTACGtaatggttctcggaacacagcatggACTGCCTGTGCCTCTGTGGATCCAGACTGCTCCGAGTAATCCCTTCTTGGTCGATTACTGTTGTtaaagcggtccgacctgaagtcccttctCTCCTGAAGGACAACCTTCGCTTTGCCCTTTCCCATCTGTTGGTCTTCTTCGACTCTCTTGTGCTTGTTGATTTTGTCCATGAGTTAGCGCACGCTAGTGACCGGTTTCCCAGTCAGGGACTTTCTTAAACCATGCTTTGTCGACAGGCCCCTCTTGAATGTGCTAATGGCGATATCATCGTGATTtccctctatctcattatacatttcccaatatctgtcTAAGTAGGCCTTCAGGGTCTCTCCTTCTTGCATGGACAAGGACAGGAGAGAGTCTAGGGGCCAAGGGACTCTGTTGCTAGTTATGAAGCGAGAACCGAAAGCCTGTGTCCTTGGAACGTATATCTAATGGACATGAAGGAGATTCCCTTATTTTCAACTGTTGTATGGCCCAATGTTAACTAATACGCACTTCATTAGGGCCTATTTCTGTAAcctgctctctacaaatttattgttcaGGACTCCTTGGGCCAGAATCCCATCCCTGTTGGGCCTGGACCCTGAATTAGGACCCTACACATATAAATACtttatttatattcaattttttatataaaatttgttgatattatatatatatatatatatataatcaaaactTATACAATTTAATATGAAAGatagtatctttttttttttttttgagaaatgaaagATAGTATctaaataaaacatataatattatagaaattaaaaagaagaaattagaCTAAGAAATTCTCAATAATTTTAGTTTAGTTATCTCTTaccaaatatgaaaaatttgcTCAAATTTTTAGGTGAATAGTAAACACACAATTATTTACGAccttgtgtgtatgtgtgtgtgtttatgtgtgtATACGTGTGTgtgatttgaattttatataattttattttggtcctaGAGGTTAGCCCCCCAAGTTAAGAATATTGGCTCCGTACTTGCATCCTCCTTTTGcctttgcttttattttcaaCTATTTGGTTTATTTTCAAAAAGCCTTAGAAAGGAtattatagtagtgtagaatatttatttttttttaaatacaaacaaaattctGGCACATTTGTTAAAGGGTGTtgtgataatatatatacatatatgtagggacacgattcgcaatgaaccacaacagtgttgggttcgcacgtgaaaaggcccagacaatatcatttgtagagcgtgggtttgaaaggcttgGCCTTGGTTACCCGgcgatgggttttttttttgtagttaaggtgtttacacccctaaagtctttctcctggaggtgggctGGGAAGCCCTGATTTTTGACCATTTTTCTAGCCCCCCCTCttctccagattacttactctttcttttatactagcttgcGTTcactgtccttcgtccacgtgtagggtcaatctttccaagattgatacttgtcccgtcagtccaaaTCCAGAgtcgttgggggtggttgaaaaagccgaagaatccggctctgttaggtgcagagtattgTATGGGAAGGGTAGTAGGGGCAGCTTtccctagatattttagattttctttcaagtttgttcctataccttttttgcccctcttctcggtggaactttgggtctgccgaggactgaactgttcTCGGCtacatctccgggccattttgtgctttatattattgagcttgggccatagtCTTCTTTGGTTTGGacctttggactccccatgagtaagtgggcctggcccataaattattgggcctcacaatatatatatcaaattatttaagcttgcaattttttttttcttgatcccATTAAGAGAATTAGAAATATTTTCAATGAGTTAGGTCAATATTGGATGAACGAGGGGTGAGAaagtaaggtttttttttttttttttttttttaaacaacacaaataggagagaggagagagaaagtaaGTTTTGAGTCTTGATGGaatacttaataaataaatgaacacgGGTGAGAAAgtaaggttttatttttttaaaaaaaacaacacaaataggagagaggagagagaaagtaaGTTTTGAGTCTTGATGGAgtacttaataaataaatgaacacgGGTACAAATTTTTTAGAGAAAGGGGAAGATTGCTAGGTATAGGTGGCattgaacaagaaaaatataGTTCACCTACGAATACAACAATTCTTACtcccaattttataatttattgactTGTGAGATTGTAAGTGAACATCATAAAGTGGTGGGTCACACAAGACAGAAAATGTTGACCATTCACAATTATACAaatcaacaaattataaaattaggtATGAGATTAGTTATATCATTAGAATtattcataaaaacaaaatcatttggatcacaaattcaaaaatcaaataatgtGATTGGAATCAAACTACTTTATTGCAATTtacattatatatacacacaaaatttcttagtgtgcgtttgggtagagatgaaaaattacaattatttaactatttagcttatttttgctactattcatgagctcCAGTGCGCTTTTTGgcattattcatgggtctcactttactatttcaactaacttttacctttatttacagtactttcagtaataattttttagtttcaacaaaataagtgatatccaaacacacccttagtgGGAGAAGAAACAACTCAGAACTCAGTAATTGGGATAATTGGTAATTTAATAGTCAAGATTCAATTtataatttgcattttttttagtttaatttgatcactttaatttgtgtttggattaacatttttttttctatatttagacatttatttgtttgtgtgcactcatttaatttaattttttttttacgaataattgtatatttatcaatttttaacaaatatatttatcaatttttactCAAGCTCAACTTtaagaagaagcaaaagaatTCAGAATTACAGACTATCAAATGTAAATGAAATTGTTGAAGGGTAACTATTATGGTAGTTGAGGTAAGTATCAAACGCTTCCCATTAATTGACACAAACAGCCATTGCAATGATTACAGATGagttcttcttttctctctctctctcaaccaaaaaaaaaaaaagtgaaagccCTTTGTTATCTAAATAAATCACACAGCAAAAAAGATGataatttttaagttaaaagGGGACAATAGAACACgaccactcaaaaaaaaaaaaaaaaaaactgtgagAATTCCGAACCAACGGTTGGTCAGTCAAGTCAACACTTTGGAAGAtcagatggtggtggtggtaacTTCTGATTCGGTTCTGGTCCATCCAAGACAACCCACGCCATCCTTAGCCCCCAGCTCGTGTGGACATCTAAGTGGCAATGCATAAACCACACCCCTGTTCACatgtcaataaataaaaaagtactaATTAAAGGTACATCCGACAATATTTAGCACAATAAATTCTGGAGTCACCGAACCACACACTTTTTTCATAACTTCTTGATGACGTGTAAATGTTTTGAACcatcactttcaaaaaaaattaccagtgctttctaaaaaaaaaaaaatgattagtgtatatgtttttaaccatcactttcacataaaattgttatttttttcaccATTTACAGTTTGTGGATGTCGAAGTTGTGATACAAAAGTTGTGTTCATAAACCCAAAATTCCCCCAATTTTTCTTACAACCGCAACATGGTAAGTtataaatgataaataacaaaataatattagtcGTAGGCTCttataaaaactaataaaattttactaactTAATTATTATGAAATATTGTGTTTTTAACGTTACTTTATTTAGTAACATAACATCAATAGGTCTAAACAcgccatctatacacacacacataaataaataaataaataacatgatgtgatttttttttttagaatactaaatatttttaacacacacacatatgggGAGAAGGGAGaaagtttttttaaagaaacttatagtgatgtatatccaaaagagtttaactttttaatatattaaaaaatagtattaataaTGGGTCCATTAAAAATAATGTCACCCCAATTATAAATTTTCACCTGAACATATTTAATACAATGTTTTGTCCATAACATTGCTCTTTAGAATACATATTCGATTTGGAATGAAATTAGAGAGAGTACAAATTTTACTAGATGcactttataaattttatttcatctatcacttaaaaaagtaattaagataTTTAATTATCTTATTAGCAAAGGACACAAATCACATTTATTGTCACAtagattataataaaattattaataattttagtatttttcctTCATTTGAAATACAAATACGGGACATAGggcaaaaaatttcaagaatatatttttaattaaataattcaaatcaaataaaaaaaattatatgaataaaattatcaaatatattttaaactttattaGTATGtggatttaaaataatataagttgTAATTGTTTTCATTGGAACAAAATCTCCAAAGATCAAATTAAGCAATTTACATTATTGGAAAACTATAATGATCCCATATATACCATAAAAGCATGGATTTTTATATACTACCACGGATTATCAGCTTGTGACCTTGGTTTTAAATTACTACATGTATGAATGGAAATTAAAGATGTAGCTATTGAAGACTTTGTGTTATGAACATAATTAGTTATAAATTAGAACTacattactaatttttttggtaagatttattattattgttactaTCATCATCTTTCAATGTCTACCAACAATTTTTCTTCGATCTGTTATGATCCAAGAACACATCAACACACACCTGGATTGTCTGATAGGAAACGAATAGCCAGCCAGCCACCGGCCGGAACACCGGCCGTGTTCCTCTCGACTGGGTCCACCAGATTGAACTTAGCAGGGTCCTTATTCGGATCATAGTTTCCAAAACCTTGTCCCacaacaaagaaattaaaaccATGTAGATGGAGAGGGTGGCTCTCAGCACCAAGAATACTCGTGTCCTGCAATACCAACTCCACACTCGTGTTGAATCTCAACACCACAGCACGCGTGCCATTGCTCACGTGTGTGTTATTTGGCGGTGTACCTGTATAATTAAACTGCACTAATGGCTGTGTTGGAAAATCAGTGGTATACACCCCATTAGATTTTCCAAAAAAGTGGGCTTGAAGTAAA
The sequence above is drawn from the Quercus robur chromosome 7, dhQueRobu3.1, whole genome shotgun sequence genome and encodes:
- the LOC126690760 gene encoding uncharacterized protein LOC126690760 produces the protein MAGDPAKRNQNLYCEYHQEPGHTTDDCRNLKNHLNRLVREGKLRHLLHHPVGWQEQSNIETRQSTLRPPIGTINVILAVPGKTGSHPFKVMSVGQLPAEADDRESKRDRGMATPLIRFSNKDKLGTLQPHDDALVVTLRIGGYYVKRVLVDQGSAVEAMYPDLYKGLKLKPEDLTAYDSPLVSFEGKTVTPKGMIRLPIQIGSDVVNVDFIVVDTYSPYTAIVARSWLHALGAVSSTLHQKVKYPSEG